In Carassius carassius chromosome 5, fCarCar2.1, whole genome shotgun sequence, one genomic interval encodes:
- the LOC132141166 gene encoding kelch-like protein 13 isoform X3, whose product MDHPVHRGDTMSMGLHDSHRHSFVVWTTHSLLAASPTYHLTGSLVEDDDAQMMKVSLGCSEMGLSSHLQASKPGNTRFFTSNTHSSVVLQGFDQLRIEGLLCDVTLVAGDGDEAFPVHRAMMASSSDYFKAMFTGGMKEQDLMCIKLHGVNRIGLKKIIDFIYTAKLSLNMENLQDTLEAASFLQILPVLDFCKVFLISGVSLDNCVEVGRIANTYNLTEVDKYVNNFILKNFPSLLGTGEFVKLPFERLAFVLSSNSLKHCSELDLFKSACRWLRYEEGRMEYAAKLMRNIRFPLMSPTELINHVQTVDFMRTDNTCVNLLLEASNYQMMPYMQPVMQSERTMIRSDNTHLVTLGGVLRQQLVVSKELRLFDEKAHEWKALAPMDAPRYQHGIAVIGNFLYVVGGQSNYDTKGKTAVDTVFRYDPRYNKWIQVACLNEKRTFFHLSALKGHLYAVGGRNAAGELATVECYNPRTNEWSYVAKMNEPHYGHAGTVYGGYMYISGGITHDTFQKELMCFDPDADKWTQKAPMTTVRGLHCMCTVGDRLYVIGGNHFRGTSDYDDVLSCEYYSPALDLWTPIAAMLRGQSDVGVAVFENKIYVVGGYSWNNRCMVEIVQKYDPEKDEWHKVFDLPESLGGIRACTLTVFPPEDLSLTGSPNRESPLSAP is encoded by the exons CCACCGGCACTCGTTTGTGGTGTGGACCACCCACTCTCTGCTTGCTGCATCTCCAACCTATCACCTGACAGG ATCACTGGTGGAAGATGATGATGCTCAGATGATGAAGGTGTCCCTGGGATGCAGTGAAATGGGGCTTTCCTCCCACTTGCAGGCCTCAAAACCAGGAAACACACGCTTCTTTACCAGCAACACACACAGCTCTGTGGTTTTACAG GGTTTTGACCAGTTGAGGATAGAGGGCCTGCTGTGTGATGTCACGTTGGTGGCAGGAGATGGGGATGAGGCGTTTCCTGTTCACCGAGCCATGATGGCCTCCTCCAGCGACTACTTTAAAGCCATGTTTACAG gTGGAATGAAAGAGCAGGATTTGATGTGTATAAAGCTGCATGGCGTGAATCGAATAGGGCTAAAGAAGATTATAGACTTCATTTACACCGCCAAACTCTCCCTCAACATGGAGAACCTACAGGACACCCTAGAGGCTGCTAGCTTTCTCCAGATCCTGCCTGTCCTTGACTTCTGCAAAGTCTTTCTCATTTCTGGG GTGTCGCTGGACAACTGCGTGGAGGTCGGGCGCATCGCCAACACCTACAACCTCACAGAGGTGGACAAATACGTCAACAACTTTATCCTGAAGAATTTCCCCTCGCTACTCGGCACCGGCGAGTTTGTCAAACTTCCATTCGAACGTCTAGCGTTTGTGCTTTCCTCCAACAGTCTAAAACACTGCAGTGAGCTGGACCTTTTCAAATCTGCGTGCCGCTGGCTACGCTACGAAGAAGGCCGCATGGAATATGCCGCCAAGCTAATGCGCAATATCCGATTCCCCCTCATGAGTCCAACAGAACTCATAAACCACGTACAGACTGTTGACTTCATGCGTACGGACAATACCTGTGTTAATCTTTTATTAGAAGCCAGCAACTACCAGATGATGCCATACATGCAGCCGGTGATGCAGTCGGAACGAACAATGATCCGTTCAGACAATACCCATTTAGTAACACTAGGGGGCGTGCTACGGCAACAGCTAGTTGTAAGTAAAGAGTTGCGACTTTTTGACGAGAAAGCACACGAATGGAAAGCACTGGCACCCATGGACGCCCCGCGCTACCAGCACGGGATCGCAGTGATCGGGAATTTTTTGTATGTGGTCGGGGGACAAAGTAACTATGACACGAAAGGAAAAACAGCTGTGGATACCGTGTTTCGATATGACCCGAGATACAACAAGTGGATTCAGGTGGCATGTCTGAATGAGAAGAGGACCTTCTTTCATCTGAGCGCTCTCAAAGGACATCTATATGCGGTGGGCGGGAGAAACGCTGCAGGAGAGCTGG CAACTGTGGAGTGTTATAACCCCAGAACAAATGAATGGTCTTATGTGGCCAAAATGAACGAGCCGCATTATGGACACGCAGGCACTGTTTACGGAGGATACATGTACATTTCAG GTGGAATAACTCATGACACCTTCCAGAAGGAGCTCATGTGCTTCGACCCGGATGCTGATAAGTGGACTCAGAAGGCTCCAATGACGACGGTCCGTGGCCTGCACTGCATGTGCACAGTGGGCGACCGCCTCTACGTCATCGGTGGTAACCACTTCCGGGGCACAAGCGACTACGACGACGTGCTGAGCTGTGAGTACTACAGTCCCGCCTTGGACCTGTGGACGCCGATCGCCGCCATGCTCCGCGGACAGAGCGACGTGGGCGTGGCCGTGTTTGAGAACAAGATCTATGTGGTGGGTGGCTACTCATGGAACAATCGCTGCATGGTGGAGATCGTCCAGAAATATGACCCCGAGAAGGACGAATGGCACAAAGTGTTCGACTTGCCTGAGTCCCTGGGTGGCATCAGAGCCTGCACTCTGACCGTGTTTCCGCCCGAGGACCTCTCACTCACCGGCTCACCGAACCGCGAGTCTCCTCTGTCAGCTCCTTGA
- the LOC132141166 gene encoding kelch-like protein 13 isoform X2 translates to MDHPVHRGDTMSMGLHDRYCAIHRHSFVVWTTHSLLAASPTYHLTGSLVEDDDAQMMKVSLGCSEMGLSSHLQASKPGNTRFFTSNTHSSVVLQGFDQLRIEGLLCDVTLVAGDGDEAFPVHRAMMASSSDYFKAMFTGGMKEQDLMCIKLHGVNRIGLKKIIDFIYTAKLSLNMENLQDTLEAASFLQILPVLDFCKVFLISGVSLDNCVEVGRIANTYNLTEVDKYVNNFILKNFPSLLGTGEFVKLPFERLAFVLSSNSLKHCSELDLFKSACRWLRYEEGRMEYAAKLMRNIRFPLMSPTELINHVQTVDFMRTDNTCVNLLLEASNYQMMPYMQPVMQSERTMIRSDNTHLVTLGGVLRQQLVVSKELRLFDEKAHEWKALAPMDAPRYQHGIAVIGNFLYVVGGQSNYDTKGKTAVDTVFRYDPRYNKWIQVACLNEKRTFFHLSALKGHLYAVGGRNAAGELATVECYNPRTNEWSYVAKMNEPHYGHAGTVYGGYMYISGGITHDTFQKELMCFDPDADKWTQKAPMTTVRGLHCMCTVGDRLYVIGGNHFRGTSDYDDVLSCEYYSPALDLWTPIAAMLRGQSDVGVAVFENKIYVVGGYSWNNRCMVEIVQKYDPEKDEWHKVFDLPESLGGIRACTLTVFPPEDLSLTGSPNRESPLSAP, encoded by the exons CCACCGGCACTCGTTTGTGGTGTGGACCACCCACTCTCTGCTTGCTGCATCTCCAACCTATCACCTGACAGG ATCACTGGTGGAAGATGATGATGCTCAGATGATGAAGGTGTCCCTGGGATGCAGTGAAATGGGGCTTTCCTCCCACTTGCAGGCCTCAAAACCAGGAAACACACGCTTCTTTACCAGCAACACACACAGCTCTGTGGTTTTACAG GGTTTTGACCAGTTGAGGATAGAGGGCCTGCTGTGTGATGTCACGTTGGTGGCAGGAGATGGGGATGAGGCGTTTCCTGTTCACCGAGCCATGATGGCCTCCTCCAGCGACTACTTTAAAGCCATGTTTACAG gTGGAATGAAAGAGCAGGATTTGATGTGTATAAAGCTGCATGGCGTGAATCGAATAGGGCTAAAGAAGATTATAGACTTCATTTACACCGCCAAACTCTCCCTCAACATGGAGAACCTACAGGACACCCTAGAGGCTGCTAGCTTTCTCCAGATCCTGCCTGTCCTTGACTTCTGCAAAGTCTTTCTCATTTCTGGG GTGTCGCTGGACAACTGCGTGGAGGTCGGGCGCATCGCCAACACCTACAACCTCACAGAGGTGGACAAATACGTCAACAACTTTATCCTGAAGAATTTCCCCTCGCTACTCGGCACCGGCGAGTTTGTCAAACTTCCATTCGAACGTCTAGCGTTTGTGCTTTCCTCCAACAGTCTAAAACACTGCAGTGAGCTGGACCTTTTCAAATCTGCGTGCCGCTGGCTACGCTACGAAGAAGGCCGCATGGAATATGCCGCCAAGCTAATGCGCAATATCCGATTCCCCCTCATGAGTCCAACAGAACTCATAAACCACGTACAGACTGTTGACTTCATGCGTACGGACAATACCTGTGTTAATCTTTTATTAGAAGCCAGCAACTACCAGATGATGCCATACATGCAGCCGGTGATGCAGTCGGAACGAACAATGATCCGTTCAGACAATACCCATTTAGTAACACTAGGGGGCGTGCTACGGCAACAGCTAGTTGTAAGTAAAGAGTTGCGACTTTTTGACGAGAAAGCACACGAATGGAAAGCACTGGCACCCATGGACGCCCCGCGCTACCAGCACGGGATCGCAGTGATCGGGAATTTTTTGTATGTGGTCGGGGGACAAAGTAACTATGACACGAAAGGAAAAACAGCTGTGGATACCGTGTTTCGATATGACCCGAGATACAACAAGTGGATTCAGGTGGCATGTCTGAATGAGAAGAGGACCTTCTTTCATCTGAGCGCTCTCAAAGGACATCTATATGCGGTGGGCGGGAGAAACGCTGCAGGAGAGCTGG CAACTGTGGAGTGTTATAACCCCAGAACAAATGAATGGTCTTATGTGGCCAAAATGAACGAGCCGCATTATGGACACGCAGGCACTGTTTACGGAGGATACATGTACATTTCAG GTGGAATAACTCATGACACCTTCCAGAAGGAGCTCATGTGCTTCGACCCGGATGCTGATAAGTGGACTCAGAAGGCTCCAATGACGACGGTCCGTGGCCTGCACTGCATGTGCACAGTGGGCGACCGCCTCTACGTCATCGGTGGTAACCACTTCCGGGGCACAAGCGACTACGACGACGTGCTGAGCTGTGAGTACTACAGTCCCGCCTTGGACCTGTGGACGCCGATCGCCGCCATGCTCCGCGGACAGAGCGACGTGGGCGTGGCCGTGTTTGAGAACAAGATCTATGTGGTGGGTGGCTACTCATGGAACAATCGCTGCATGGTGGAGATCGTCCAGAAATATGACCCCGAGAAGGACGAATGGCACAAAGTGTTCGACTTGCCTGAGTCCCTGGGTGGCATCAGAGCCTGCACTCTGACCGTGTTTCCGCCCGAGGACCTCTCACTCACCGGCTCACCGAACCGCGAGTCTCCTCTGTCAGCTCCTTGA
- the LOC132141166 gene encoding kelch-like protein 13 isoform X1, with product MPLKWKSGSPVSWKFPVPVLKTSRSSPLSPAYIHRHSFVVWTTHSLLAASPTYHLTGSLVEDDDAQMMKVSLGCSEMGLSSHLQASKPGNTRFFTSNTHSSVVLQGFDQLRIEGLLCDVTLVAGDGDEAFPVHRAMMASSSDYFKAMFTGGMKEQDLMCIKLHGVNRIGLKKIIDFIYTAKLSLNMENLQDTLEAASFLQILPVLDFCKVFLISGVSLDNCVEVGRIANTYNLTEVDKYVNNFILKNFPSLLGTGEFVKLPFERLAFVLSSNSLKHCSELDLFKSACRWLRYEEGRMEYAAKLMRNIRFPLMSPTELINHVQTVDFMRTDNTCVNLLLEASNYQMMPYMQPVMQSERTMIRSDNTHLVTLGGVLRQQLVVSKELRLFDEKAHEWKALAPMDAPRYQHGIAVIGNFLYVVGGQSNYDTKGKTAVDTVFRYDPRYNKWIQVACLNEKRTFFHLSALKGHLYAVGGRNAAGELATVECYNPRTNEWSYVAKMNEPHYGHAGTVYGGYMYISGGITHDTFQKELMCFDPDADKWTQKAPMTTVRGLHCMCTVGDRLYVIGGNHFRGTSDYDDVLSCEYYSPALDLWTPIAAMLRGQSDVGVAVFENKIYVVGGYSWNNRCMVEIVQKYDPEKDEWHKVFDLPESLGGIRACTLTVFPPEDLSLTGSPNRESPLSAP from the exons CCACCGGCACTCGTTTGTGGTGTGGACCACCCACTCTCTGCTTGCTGCATCTCCAACCTATCACCTGACAGG ATCACTGGTGGAAGATGATGATGCTCAGATGATGAAGGTGTCCCTGGGATGCAGTGAAATGGGGCTTTCCTCCCACTTGCAGGCCTCAAAACCAGGAAACACACGCTTCTTTACCAGCAACACACACAGCTCTGTGGTTTTACAG GGTTTTGACCAGTTGAGGATAGAGGGCCTGCTGTGTGATGTCACGTTGGTGGCAGGAGATGGGGATGAGGCGTTTCCTGTTCACCGAGCCATGATGGCCTCCTCCAGCGACTACTTTAAAGCCATGTTTACAG gTGGAATGAAAGAGCAGGATTTGATGTGTATAAAGCTGCATGGCGTGAATCGAATAGGGCTAAAGAAGATTATAGACTTCATTTACACCGCCAAACTCTCCCTCAACATGGAGAACCTACAGGACACCCTAGAGGCTGCTAGCTTTCTCCAGATCCTGCCTGTCCTTGACTTCTGCAAAGTCTTTCTCATTTCTGGG GTGTCGCTGGACAACTGCGTGGAGGTCGGGCGCATCGCCAACACCTACAACCTCACAGAGGTGGACAAATACGTCAACAACTTTATCCTGAAGAATTTCCCCTCGCTACTCGGCACCGGCGAGTTTGTCAAACTTCCATTCGAACGTCTAGCGTTTGTGCTTTCCTCCAACAGTCTAAAACACTGCAGTGAGCTGGACCTTTTCAAATCTGCGTGCCGCTGGCTACGCTACGAAGAAGGCCGCATGGAATATGCCGCCAAGCTAATGCGCAATATCCGATTCCCCCTCATGAGTCCAACAGAACTCATAAACCACGTACAGACTGTTGACTTCATGCGTACGGACAATACCTGTGTTAATCTTTTATTAGAAGCCAGCAACTACCAGATGATGCCATACATGCAGCCGGTGATGCAGTCGGAACGAACAATGATCCGTTCAGACAATACCCATTTAGTAACACTAGGGGGCGTGCTACGGCAACAGCTAGTTGTAAGTAAAGAGTTGCGACTTTTTGACGAGAAAGCACACGAATGGAAAGCACTGGCACCCATGGACGCCCCGCGCTACCAGCACGGGATCGCAGTGATCGGGAATTTTTTGTATGTGGTCGGGGGACAAAGTAACTATGACACGAAAGGAAAAACAGCTGTGGATACCGTGTTTCGATATGACCCGAGATACAACAAGTGGATTCAGGTGGCATGTCTGAATGAGAAGAGGACCTTCTTTCATCTGAGCGCTCTCAAAGGACATCTATATGCGGTGGGCGGGAGAAACGCTGCAGGAGAGCTGG CAACTGTGGAGTGTTATAACCCCAGAACAAATGAATGGTCTTATGTGGCCAAAATGAACGAGCCGCATTATGGACACGCAGGCACTGTTTACGGAGGATACATGTACATTTCAG GTGGAATAACTCATGACACCTTCCAGAAGGAGCTCATGTGCTTCGACCCGGATGCTGATAAGTGGACTCAGAAGGCTCCAATGACGACGGTCCGTGGCCTGCACTGCATGTGCACAGTGGGCGACCGCCTCTACGTCATCGGTGGTAACCACTTCCGGGGCACAAGCGACTACGACGACGTGCTGAGCTGTGAGTACTACAGTCCCGCCTTGGACCTGTGGACGCCGATCGCCGCCATGCTCCGCGGACAGAGCGACGTGGGCGTGGCCGTGTTTGAGAACAAGATCTATGTGGTGGGTGGCTACTCATGGAACAATCGCTGCATGGTGGAGATCGTCCAGAAATATGACCCCGAGAAGGACGAATGGCACAAAGTGTTCGACTTGCCTGAGTCCCTGGGTGGCATCAGAGCCTGCACTCTGACCGTGTTTCCGCCCGAGGACCTCTCACTCACCGGCTCACCGAACCGCGAGTCTCCTCTGTCAGCTCCTTGA
- the LOC132141166 gene encoding kelch-like protein 13 isoform X6 has product MDHPVHRGDTMSMGLHDRSLVEDDDAQMMKVSLGCSEMGLSSHLQASKPGNTRFFTSNTHSSVVLQGFDQLRIEGLLCDVTLVAGDGDEAFPVHRAMMASSSDYFKAMFTGGMKEQDLMCIKLHGVNRIGLKKIIDFIYTAKLSLNMENLQDTLEAASFLQILPVLDFCKVFLISGVSLDNCVEVGRIANTYNLTEVDKYVNNFILKNFPSLLGTGEFVKLPFERLAFVLSSNSLKHCSELDLFKSACRWLRYEEGRMEYAAKLMRNIRFPLMSPTELINHVQTVDFMRTDNTCVNLLLEASNYQMMPYMQPVMQSERTMIRSDNTHLVTLGGVLRQQLVVSKELRLFDEKAHEWKALAPMDAPRYQHGIAVIGNFLYVVGGQSNYDTKGKTAVDTVFRYDPRYNKWIQVACLNEKRTFFHLSALKGHLYAVGGRNAAGELATVECYNPRTNEWSYVAKMNEPHYGHAGTVYGGYMYISGGITHDTFQKELMCFDPDADKWTQKAPMTTVRGLHCMCTVGDRLYVIGGNHFRGTSDYDDVLSCEYYSPALDLWTPIAAMLRGQSDVGVAVFENKIYVVGGYSWNNRCMVEIVQKYDPEKDEWHKVFDLPESLGGIRACTLTVFPPEDLSLTGSPNRESPLSAP; this is encoded by the exons ATCACTGGTGGAAGATGATGATGCTCAGATGATGAAGGTGTCCCTGGGATGCAGTGAAATGGGGCTTTCCTCCCACTTGCAGGCCTCAAAACCAGGAAACACACGCTTCTTTACCAGCAACACACACAGCTCTGTGGTTTTACAG GGTTTTGACCAGTTGAGGATAGAGGGCCTGCTGTGTGATGTCACGTTGGTGGCAGGAGATGGGGATGAGGCGTTTCCTGTTCACCGAGCCATGATGGCCTCCTCCAGCGACTACTTTAAAGCCATGTTTACAG gTGGAATGAAAGAGCAGGATTTGATGTGTATAAAGCTGCATGGCGTGAATCGAATAGGGCTAAAGAAGATTATAGACTTCATTTACACCGCCAAACTCTCCCTCAACATGGAGAACCTACAGGACACCCTAGAGGCTGCTAGCTTTCTCCAGATCCTGCCTGTCCTTGACTTCTGCAAAGTCTTTCTCATTTCTGGG GTGTCGCTGGACAACTGCGTGGAGGTCGGGCGCATCGCCAACACCTACAACCTCACAGAGGTGGACAAATACGTCAACAACTTTATCCTGAAGAATTTCCCCTCGCTACTCGGCACCGGCGAGTTTGTCAAACTTCCATTCGAACGTCTAGCGTTTGTGCTTTCCTCCAACAGTCTAAAACACTGCAGTGAGCTGGACCTTTTCAAATCTGCGTGCCGCTGGCTACGCTACGAAGAAGGCCGCATGGAATATGCCGCCAAGCTAATGCGCAATATCCGATTCCCCCTCATGAGTCCAACAGAACTCATAAACCACGTACAGACTGTTGACTTCATGCGTACGGACAATACCTGTGTTAATCTTTTATTAGAAGCCAGCAACTACCAGATGATGCCATACATGCAGCCGGTGATGCAGTCGGAACGAACAATGATCCGTTCAGACAATACCCATTTAGTAACACTAGGGGGCGTGCTACGGCAACAGCTAGTTGTAAGTAAAGAGTTGCGACTTTTTGACGAGAAAGCACACGAATGGAAAGCACTGGCACCCATGGACGCCCCGCGCTACCAGCACGGGATCGCAGTGATCGGGAATTTTTTGTATGTGGTCGGGGGACAAAGTAACTATGACACGAAAGGAAAAACAGCTGTGGATACCGTGTTTCGATATGACCCGAGATACAACAAGTGGATTCAGGTGGCATGTCTGAATGAGAAGAGGACCTTCTTTCATCTGAGCGCTCTCAAAGGACATCTATATGCGGTGGGCGGGAGAAACGCTGCAGGAGAGCTGG CAACTGTGGAGTGTTATAACCCCAGAACAAATGAATGGTCTTATGTGGCCAAAATGAACGAGCCGCATTATGGACACGCAGGCACTGTTTACGGAGGATACATGTACATTTCAG GTGGAATAACTCATGACACCTTCCAGAAGGAGCTCATGTGCTTCGACCCGGATGCTGATAAGTGGACTCAGAAGGCTCCAATGACGACGGTCCGTGGCCTGCACTGCATGTGCACAGTGGGCGACCGCCTCTACGTCATCGGTGGTAACCACTTCCGGGGCACAAGCGACTACGACGACGTGCTGAGCTGTGAGTACTACAGTCCCGCCTTGGACCTGTGGACGCCGATCGCCGCCATGCTCCGCGGACAGAGCGACGTGGGCGTGGCCGTGTTTGAGAACAAGATCTATGTGGTGGGTGGCTACTCATGGAACAATCGCTGCATGGTGGAGATCGTCCAGAAATATGACCCCGAGAAGGACGAATGGCACAAAGTGTTCGACTTGCCTGAGTCCCTGGGTGGCATCAGAGCCTGCACTCTGACCGTGTTTCCGCCCGAGGACCTCTCACTCACCGGCTCACCGAACCGCGAGTCTCCTCTGTCAGCTCCTTGA
- the LOC132141166 gene encoding kelch-like protein 13 isoform X4, with protein MPLKWKSGSPVSWKFPVPVLKTSRSSPLSPAYISLVEDDDAQMMKVSLGCSEMGLSSHLQASKPGNTRFFTSNTHSSVVLQGFDQLRIEGLLCDVTLVAGDGDEAFPVHRAMMASSSDYFKAMFTGGMKEQDLMCIKLHGVNRIGLKKIIDFIYTAKLSLNMENLQDTLEAASFLQILPVLDFCKVFLISGVSLDNCVEVGRIANTYNLTEVDKYVNNFILKNFPSLLGTGEFVKLPFERLAFVLSSNSLKHCSELDLFKSACRWLRYEEGRMEYAAKLMRNIRFPLMSPTELINHVQTVDFMRTDNTCVNLLLEASNYQMMPYMQPVMQSERTMIRSDNTHLVTLGGVLRQQLVVSKELRLFDEKAHEWKALAPMDAPRYQHGIAVIGNFLYVVGGQSNYDTKGKTAVDTVFRYDPRYNKWIQVACLNEKRTFFHLSALKGHLYAVGGRNAAGELATVECYNPRTNEWSYVAKMNEPHYGHAGTVYGGYMYISGGITHDTFQKELMCFDPDADKWTQKAPMTTVRGLHCMCTVGDRLYVIGGNHFRGTSDYDDVLSCEYYSPALDLWTPIAAMLRGQSDVGVAVFENKIYVVGGYSWNNRCMVEIVQKYDPEKDEWHKVFDLPESLGGIRACTLTVFPPEDLSLTGSPNRESPLSAP; from the exons ATCACTGGTGGAAGATGATGATGCTCAGATGATGAAGGTGTCCCTGGGATGCAGTGAAATGGGGCTTTCCTCCCACTTGCAGGCCTCAAAACCAGGAAACACACGCTTCTTTACCAGCAACACACACAGCTCTGTGGTTTTACAG GGTTTTGACCAGTTGAGGATAGAGGGCCTGCTGTGTGATGTCACGTTGGTGGCAGGAGATGGGGATGAGGCGTTTCCTGTTCACCGAGCCATGATGGCCTCCTCCAGCGACTACTTTAAAGCCATGTTTACAG gTGGAATGAAAGAGCAGGATTTGATGTGTATAAAGCTGCATGGCGTGAATCGAATAGGGCTAAAGAAGATTATAGACTTCATTTACACCGCCAAACTCTCCCTCAACATGGAGAACCTACAGGACACCCTAGAGGCTGCTAGCTTTCTCCAGATCCTGCCTGTCCTTGACTTCTGCAAAGTCTTTCTCATTTCTGGG GTGTCGCTGGACAACTGCGTGGAGGTCGGGCGCATCGCCAACACCTACAACCTCACAGAGGTGGACAAATACGTCAACAACTTTATCCTGAAGAATTTCCCCTCGCTACTCGGCACCGGCGAGTTTGTCAAACTTCCATTCGAACGTCTAGCGTTTGTGCTTTCCTCCAACAGTCTAAAACACTGCAGTGAGCTGGACCTTTTCAAATCTGCGTGCCGCTGGCTACGCTACGAAGAAGGCCGCATGGAATATGCCGCCAAGCTAATGCGCAATATCCGATTCCCCCTCATGAGTCCAACAGAACTCATAAACCACGTACAGACTGTTGACTTCATGCGTACGGACAATACCTGTGTTAATCTTTTATTAGAAGCCAGCAACTACCAGATGATGCCATACATGCAGCCGGTGATGCAGTCGGAACGAACAATGATCCGTTCAGACAATACCCATTTAGTAACACTAGGGGGCGTGCTACGGCAACAGCTAGTTGTAAGTAAAGAGTTGCGACTTTTTGACGAGAAAGCACACGAATGGAAAGCACTGGCACCCATGGACGCCCCGCGCTACCAGCACGGGATCGCAGTGATCGGGAATTTTTTGTATGTGGTCGGGGGACAAAGTAACTATGACACGAAAGGAAAAACAGCTGTGGATACCGTGTTTCGATATGACCCGAGATACAACAAGTGGATTCAGGTGGCATGTCTGAATGAGAAGAGGACCTTCTTTCATCTGAGCGCTCTCAAAGGACATCTATATGCGGTGGGCGGGAGAAACGCTGCAGGAGAGCTGG CAACTGTGGAGTGTTATAACCCCAGAACAAATGAATGGTCTTATGTGGCCAAAATGAACGAGCCGCATTATGGACACGCAGGCACTGTTTACGGAGGATACATGTACATTTCAG GTGGAATAACTCATGACACCTTCCAGAAGGAGCTCATGTGCTTCGACCCGGATGCTGATAAGTGGACTCAGAAGGCTCCAATGACGACGGTCCGTGGCCTGCACTGCATGTGCACAGTGGGCGACCGCCTCTACGTCATCGGTGGTAACCACTTCCGGGGCACAAGCGACTACGACGACGTGCTGAGCTGTGAGTACTACAGTCCCGCCTTGGACCTGTGGACGCCGATCGCCGCCATGCTCCGCGGACAGAGCGACGTGGGCGTGGCCGTGTTTGAGAACAAGATCTATGTGGTGGGTGGCTACTCATGGAACAATCGCTGCATGGTGGAGATCGTCCAGAAATATGACCCCGAGAAGGACGAATGGCACAAAGTGTTCGACTTGCCTGAGTCCCTGGGTGGCATCAGAGCCTGCACTCTGACCGTGTTTCCGCCCGAGGACCTCTCACTCACCGGCTCACCGAACCGCGAGTCTCCTCTGTCAGCTCCTTGA